The DNA window GATGATGTGCAGCGGGTAGGTGAGCTCGTCTGCCTCCGTGCGCACGAGGCCGGGCTCGGCGCGGTTCACGGCGAGGTAGAGCTCGCGTGCGCTGACGCCGTCGAAGCGCCCCGGGAAGCGGCGGCGCAGCGCCCCCAGCAGCACCGGCGCAAACGCCTCGCTGCGGCCGACGTAGTTCTCGAAGAAGCGGCTCTGGCTCTCGTGCACGCCGCTCGAGACGCCGCCGTTCAGGATCGTGCGGTCATAGGCGGGGTCGATGTTCTGCTCGTACATGGCATGTCCGCCCTCGTGCAGCATCGAGTAGACGTTGCTGATGACGTCGTTCTCGTACACGTGGGTGGCGATGTAGGCGTGGGCGCTGCACACCGAGTCCGTGAAGGGGTGCTCGGTCTCCGCGAGCGTGAGCGCGCCGGCGCGCAGGCCCTCGATGTCGAGCAGGTCACGAGCGAGTGCCATCTGGGTGTCGTGGTCGAACGTGCCCTCGATGCAGGCGCGGCTCGGCTGCCAGCCCCTCTCGCGCATCGCGGAGACGAGCGGCACCACGCACTCCTTCACCTGCGAGAAGAACGCGTCGTAGAAGGCGCGGGACGTCCCGCGCTCGAAGTCGTCGAGCAGCGTGTCGTAGGCGTCCTGTCCCGGGCGGCGCAGCTCGGCGATCTCGCGCATGGTGGCCACCATGCGGTCCAGGTAGGGCGAGAAGCTCGCCCAGTCATTCTCGCGCTTGGCTCGGGTCCAGACGCTTTGGGCCTCGCAGCACAGGCGCGCGAAGTCGGCCTGGGTGGCTGCCGGCACGCAGACGCGCTCCTCGCGCTCGCGGCCAAGCACGCGGACCTGCGCGGCACGCACCTCGTCGAGCTCGCCTTCGGCGGTCGCCGCCCCCAGGCGCGCGAGCAGCTCGCCCGTCTCGTCCGAGCACATGAGGTCGTGGACCTCCTCCTCGAGCGTCGCGAGCGCCTCGGCTCGGGGGCCGGCCGCCTCCGCGGGGTCTGTCGTCTCGCCGGCGAACATGATGGACGTCGTGGCGTGGCGGTGGGCGAACAGGTGCGCCTGCAGGGCGTCGAGCGCCTTGAGGTCTTGCGCGATGGTGGGCATGGCTCCTCCTTGTTAGACGTTGCACGCAGCCAAGTGTACTCGCGCTTGCGCGTTTTTCGTCTAAGTGGGGAGGGGCCTGCGGGGGCGGTGCATAATTGATGGCGCTTCCTAGCGAACGGGGGCGAGCGCCTCACGGGCCTTGCCCCACAACTGACTTAGGAGAACACGCATGAAGTACTTCGGCACCGACGGCTTCCGCGGCCGCGCCAACGAGGGCCTCACGGTCGATCACGCATTCGCCATCGGACGCTTCGTGGGCTGGTACTACGGCCTGCGCGAGGGTCGCAAGGCAAAGATCGTCATTGGCAAGGACACGCGTCGCTCCAGCTACATGTTCGAGTACGCGCTCGGCGCCGGCCTGGTGGCAAGCGGCGCGGACGCCTATCTGCTCCACGTCACCACGACCCCCTCGGTGAGCTACGTCGTGCGCAGCGAGGGCTTTGACTGCGGCATCATGATCACCGCGAGCCACAACCCCTACACCGACAACGGCATCAAGCTCATCGGCTCGGACGGCTACAAGATGGAGCCCGAGGTCCTCGAGCTGGTCGAGGACTACATAGACGGCAAGTCCGAGGT is part of the Parolsenella massiliensis genome and encodes:
- a CDS encoding carboxypeptidase M32, which gives rise to MPTIAQDLKALDALQAHLFAHRHATTSIMFAGETTDPAEAAGPRAEALATLEEEVHDLMCSDETGELLARLGAATAEGELDEVRAAQVRVLGREREERVCVPAATQADFARLCCEAQSVWTRAKRENDWASFSPYLDRMVATMREIAELRRPGQDAYDTLLDDFERGTSRAFYDAFFSQVKECVVPLVSAMRERGWQPSRACIEGTFDHDTQMALARDLLDIEGLRAGALTLAETEHPFTDSVCSAHAYIATHVYENDVISNVYSMLHEGGHAMYEQNIDPAYDRTILNGGVSSGVHESQSRFFENYVGRSEAFAPVLLGALRRRFPGRFDGVSARELYLAVNRAEPGLVRTEADELTYPLHIIIRYEIEQMLFDGTATARDVPALWNERYASYLGLEVPSDTLGCLQDVHWSCGDLGYFPTYALGGAYGAQLLDAMRADGVDFEGACESGDLAPIRAWLRERVWCHGRAIDPMPLIESACGAPFDASHYTRYLTEKFSGIYDL